From one Spiroplasma endosymbiont of Lasioglossum villosulum genomic stretch:
- a CDS encoding nitroreductase family protein, whose amino-acid sequence MPYVKELESLILNRKSIRNYDPSKVISDSKINDILNYVRHTPSSYGLEPWKILVISNSKIKAQLQPIINNQQQVSTCSHLFILLSYSGENFNTSNQWFVDTVMKRRNLTKPQYEIYKSTFNNFFDHDKKTQINHWAQCQTFILLQNLLLLLTAHEIDNVVLGGFNEQQLLTYLESNKIIEPNKYHVTILVSAGYGYPSKTKIIKNEVSEISTLIK is encoded by the coding sequence ATGCCTTATGTTAAAGAACTGGAAAGTCTAATTTTAAATCGTAAATCAATTCGTAATTATGATCCTAGTAAAGTTATTAGTGATAGTAAAATTAACGATATTCTTAACTATGTGCGTCATACCCCATCTTCATATGGTTTAGAACCATGAAAAATTTTAGTTATTAGTAATTCTAAAATTAAAGCACAATTGCAACCAATCATAAATAATCAACAACAAGTTAGTACTTGTTCACATTTATTTATTTTATTAAGTTATAGTGGTGAAAATTTCAATACTAGTAATCAATGATTTGTTGATACTGTTATGAAAAGACGTAATTTAACAAAACCACAATACGAAATTTATAAATCAACATTTAATAATTTCTTTGATCATGACAAAAAAACACAAATAAATCATTGGGCACAATGTCAAACTTTTATTTTATTACAAAACCTTTTATTATTATTAACTGCTCATGAAATTGATAATGTTGTATTAGGTGGTTTTAATGAACAACAATTATTAACTTACTTAGAATCAAATAAGATTATTGAACCTAATAAGTATCATGTTACAATTTTAGTGTCTGCTGGTTATGGTTATCCATCAAAAACTAAAATTATTAAAAATGAAGTTAGTGAAATCAGTACTCTTATCAAATAA
- a CDS encoding NAD(P)-dependent oxidoreductase: protein MKIGIIGASGKSGLALTKEALKQGYQVVAITRNLIKMPILNNDNRLTIKKADLTNKSSIKAVVNDVDILISAYGPTIDNPQNIHQQVAKNLITIMHECQNIKRLLIVGGAGSLLNDKNEILVETIAFPEAWKEHAQQQVQALDTYRSSDINWTYFSPSLYYDPELPTLDKFKIGNNHLIVNKEGKSEISYGDAAIAIINEIKEQKFIKKRFTAGYN from the coding sequence ATGAAAATTGGAATTATTGGAGCATCAGGAAAATCAGGACTTGCCTTAACTAAAGAAGCTTTAAAACAGGGATATCAAGTTGTTGCCATTACTAGAAATCTTATTAAAATGCCAATTCTTAATAATGATAATCGATTGACCATTAAAAAAGCTGATCTTACTAATAAAAGTAGTATTAAAGCGGTTGTTAATGATGTTGATATTTTAATTAGTGCTTACGGCCCTACTATTGATAATCCCCAAAATATTCATCAGCAAGTTGCTAAAAACTTAATTACTATCATGCATGAATGTCAAAATATTAAAAGGTTATTAATTGTTGGTGGTGCTGGTAGTTTGTTAAATGATAAGAATGAAATATTAGTAGAAACAATTGCATTTCCTGAAGCATGAAAAGAGCATGCACAACAACAAGTTCAAGCATTAGATACTTATCGTAGCAGTGACATTAATTGAACATATTTTAGCCCTTCTTTATACTATGACCCAGAATTACCAACTTTAGACAAATTTAAAATTGGTAACAATCACTTAATTGTTAATAAAGAAGGAAAAAGTGAAATTAGTTATGGTGATGCAGCAATTGCTATTATTAATGAGATTAAAGAACAAAAATTTATTAAAAAACGTTTTACAGCGGGTTATAATTAA
- a CDS encoding aldo/keto reductase, with amino-acid sequence MLKLTKEQILQKTITLNNGVKIPQFGLGTYLMVDSKSIYNLVICALQNGYRHIDTAEYYKNEEIIGNAIKDFLAENPEVKREDLFITSKIWNDNHEYELTKDALRGILNRLKLDYLDLCLIHWPTKQSFECWRALEEFYEYGKVRAIGVSNFNSSQLKDFLKKIKIKPAINQIETHPGFNQKNTIDFCYENNIAVTSWRTMLGGRADEIPLLQELANKYKVTTSHIALRWAWQLGQVVIPKSTNPERIISNPDIGGFQLTEEEMLKIQKLPQTALGPQSNDKKFWKGIMMD; translated from the coding sequence ATGTTAAAACTTACAAAAGAACAAATTTTACAAAAAACGATAACTTTAAATAATGGTGTCAAAATTCCTCAATTTGGATTAGGTACATATTTAATGGTTGATAGTAAATCTATTTATAATTTAGTAATTTGTGCTTTGCAAAATGGTTATCGTCATATTGATACTGCAGAATATTATAAAAACGAGGAGATAATTGGGAATGCAATTAAAGATTTTTTAGCAGAAAATCCAGAAGTTAAAAGGGAAGATTTATTTATTACTTCTAAAATTTGAAATGACAATCATGAATATGAACTTACTAAAGATGCTTTGCGTGGTATCCTGAATCGTTTAAAACTAGATTATTTAGATTTATGTTTAATTCATTGACCAACTAAACAAAGTTTTGAATGTTGAAGAGCCTTAGAAGAATTTTATGAATATGGTAAAGTTAGGGCAATTGGTGTTTCAAATTTTAATAGTTCACAATTGAAAGATTTTTTAAAAAAAATAAAAATAAAACCAGCAATTAATCAAATTGAAACACATCCTGGTTTTAATCAAAAAAACACAATAGATTTTTGTTACGAGAATAATATTGCTGTTACTTCATGAAGAACAATGCTAGGTGGTAGAGCAGATGAAATACCATTATTACAAGAATTAGCAAATAAATACAAGGTTACTACTAGTCACATTGCTTTAAGATGAGCTTGACAATTGGGTCAAGTAGTTATTCCTAAATCAACTAATCCAGAGCGAATTATTAGTAATCCCGATATTGGGGGTTTTCAACTAACAGAAGAAGAGATGTTAAAAATTCAAAAATTACCACAAACTGCTTTAGGGCCACAATCTAATGATAAAAAATTTTGAAAAGGAATTATGATGGATTAA
- a CDS encoding cation-translocating P-type ATPase produces MIWNDSTKELAKKLNTNFVTGLTEEAAAQLLIETGPNQLPVTKKKPIWKIVLAHFIEPFVLVLIALAIIATVIGQWQEALVVFLIVIVDATLATYQEVKAAASLDSLKKLVSSQAVVIRNGNKYDIDAKDLVVGDLVYLDAGMFVPADLRIIQSYNLRTNESLLTGESTLISKTTEALTEEKLSIGERTNLVFMSTSIATGSGLGLVYATAKTSEIGKITKLLQEEKKPKSPLTRQMSFLIRIISVFALLLGLAMFLLQFFLIKVPAINALIFGIALTIAVIPEGLQVIVTVSLSLGSSRMAKKHAIVKHLPAVETLGQVDIICSDKTGTLTQNKMTVKKYYLTKSVNDSNDFKKKTKQEQLFLDCLVLCNNSEVSKNKTIGDPTEAALINWSETLKFPTKALSDKHTRVHEIPFDSNRKLMSTINEYDKETYVFVKGAVDNMINICTHALINNERVVLTAQIKKEIIASMEEMSNSALRVLGASYKTVNNTKDYSNISEIESNLTFLGLVGMIDPPRNEVKDSLVKTKKAGIDTIMITGDHLNTAVAIGQELGFIENKTQALSGNTIDDIPEESFNANINQYRVFARVSPEHKVKIVKALQSHNKVVSMTGDGVNDAPSLKAADIGVAMGIMGTDVAKESSQIVLTDDNFATIVDAIEEGRNIYSKIKRIVIFILITNMAQVFSIVIGAIFGWNELLQPIQILWINLIVESVIAIPMSMGPNNPDLMLRKPTKRNNRILTGSWGFICIVSIILSTLLLLAFHFLPQILRENNSEGFVFVIMTNVPVFYAFSFVSGANTSIFNKITWKNKYIWVAAISAFAINTFIIFTPVVSNAFGIGAGFRVVDWLLCIALSTISMWLLEVYKGIRLLVNKLIKKEQNKVKVK; encoded by the coding sequence GTGATTTGAAATGATTCAACTAAGGAATTAGCAAAAAAATTAAATACTAATTTTGTTACAGGTTTAACTGAAGAAGCCGCAGCTCAATTGCTAATAGAAACAGGACCTAATCAATTACCAGTTACGAAAAAAAAACCAATTTGAAAAATAGTTTTAGCACATTTTATTGAACCATTTGTTTTAGTATTAATTGCATTAGCAATTATTGCTACTGTTATTGGTCAATGACAAGAAGCATTAGTTGTTTTTTTAATTGTAATTGTTGATGCTACTTTGGCTACTTATCAAGAAGTAAAAGCTGCAGCTTCTTTGGACTCTTTAAAGAAATTAGTTTCTTCACAAGCAGTAGTAATTCGTAATGGTAATAAATACGATATTGATGCTAAAGATTTAGTGGTAGGTGATTTGGTTTATTTAGATGCGGGAATGTTTGTACCTGCTGATCTGCGTATTATTCAGTCTTATAATTTACGTACTAATGAATCACTTTTAACTGGTGAATCAACCTTAATTAGTAAAACTACTGAAGCATTAACTGAAGAAAAATTATCAATTGGTGAAAGAACTAATCTTGTTTTTATGTCTACTTCTATTGCGACAGGTAGTGGTCTTGGTTTAGTTTATGCAACAGCAAAAACTTCTGAAATTGGAAAAATAACTAAGTTATTACAAGAAGAAAAAAAACCTAAATCACCATTAACGCGACAAATGTCTTTTTTAATTAGAATAATTTCGGTTTTTGCTTTATTATTAGGTTTAGCTATGTTTTTATTACAATTTTTCTTAATTAAAGTACCTGCTATTAATGCTTTAATTTTTGGAATTGCTTTAACAATAGCAGTAATACCTGAAGGTTTGCAAGTTATTGTTACCGTTTCATTATCACTGGGAAGTTCAAGAATGGCAAAAAAACATGCTATTGTTAAACATTTACCTGCTGTTGAAACATTAGGTCAAGTTGATATTATTTGTTCTGATAAAACCGGAACTTTAACACAAAATAAAATGACTGTTAAAAAATATTATTTAACAAAATCAGTTAATGATAGTAATGACTTTAAAAAGAAAACTAAGCAAGAACAATTATTTTTAGATTGTTTAGTATTATGTAATAATAGTGAAGTTAGTAAAAATAAAACTATTGGTGATCCAACGGAAGCAGCACTTATTAATTGATCAGAAACATTAAAGTTTCCAACAAAGGCACTTAGTGATAAACATACTCGAGTTCATGAAATACCTTTTGATTCCAATCGTAAATTAATGTCAACAATTAATGAATACGATAAAGAAACTTATGTTTTTGTTAAAGGTGCGGTTGATAATATGATTAATATTTGTACTCATGCGCTTATTAATAATGAAAGGGTAGTATTAACTGCACAAATTAAAAAAGAAATAATTGCAAGTATGGAAGAAATGTCAAATTCAGCATTACGTGTTTTGGGAGCAAGTTATAAAACTGTTAATAATACGAAAGATTATAGTAATATTAGTGAAATTGAAAGTAATTTAACTTTTTTAGGATTAGTTGGAATGATTGATCCACCAAGAAACGAAGTTAAAGATTCTTTAGTTAAAACTAAAAAAGCAGGTATTGATACAATTATGATTACTGGTGATCATTTAAATACTGCTGTTGCTATTGGTCAAGAATTAGGTTTCATTGAAAATAAAACACAAGCACTTAGTGGTAATACGATTGATGATATTCCAGAAGAATCATTTAATGCTAATATTAATCAATATCGAGTTTTTGCTCGTGTTTCTCCTGAACATAAAGTTAAGATTGTTAAAGCATTGCAGAGTCATAATAAGGTTGTTTCGATGACTGGTGATGGTGTTAATGATGCTCCTAGTTTAAAAGCGGCAGATATTGGAGTAGCGATGGGTATTATGGGAACTGATGTTGCTAAAGAATCTTCACAAATAGTATTAACTGATGATAATTTTGCTACTATTGTTGATGCTATTGAAGAAGGACGCAATATTTACAGTAAAATTAAAAGAATTGTTATTTTTATTTTAATTACTAATATGGCCCAAGTATTTTCAATTGTTATTGGTGCTATTTTTGGATGAAATGAATTATTGCAACCAATTCAAATTTTATGAATTAATTTAATTGTTGAATCTGTTATTGCAATTCCAATGTCAATGGGACCTAATAACCCTGATTTAATGCTTAGAAAACCAACGAAACGGAATAATAGAATTCTTACTGGTAGTTGAGGATTTATTTGTATTGTTAGTATAATATTAAGTACCTTATTACTATTAGCTTTTCATTTTTTACCTCAAATTTTACGTGAAAATAATAGTGAAGGTTTTGTTTTTGTTATAATGACTAATGTTCCTGTTTTTTATGCATTTTCTTTTGTTTCAGGTGCTAATACAAGTATTTTTAATAAGATTACTTGAAAAAATAAATATATTTGAGTTGCGGCGATTAGTGCTTTTGCTATTAATACTTTTATTATTTTTACACCTGTTGTTAGCAATGCTTTTGGTATTGGTGCTGGTTTTCGGGTAGTTGATTGATTACTTTGTATTGCTTTATCAACAATATCAATGTGATTATTAGAAGTGTATAAAGGAATTAGACTTTTAGTTAATAAATTAATTAAAAAAGAACAAAATAAAGTAAAAGTTAAATAA
- a CDS encoding dicarboxylate/amino acid:cation symporter, whose protein sequence is MGLGLIFGITIQAITGFNSHNITYPNLPGTPIKPNPDYIPWIAEIVHWIELLKTIFIIGITMLTIPLVFLAIARITSKKNSNSKTITKVSGVGITILLINVAIAFTIAFGLGIAFKIGQGFNLTDGGSYDKTTAKTIPEIIISYVPSNLIGVFTQTLIIPIIVLGALIGFAIKKLTKHNEERMDKARNTLETIWKIIISILMMFIKIMPFAVMSMLATAIINQPIGALANIGIIIGVTYLALLITFLWHLLSLYLFGINPYRWLLKAQKPIIAGFTTQSSNAALPIAMNTLKEDLKVKEEGSDTVMPLSTTIGLNGCAGVQAGIILSFLWFSFILPGNFPNWTIAILFINGLIVTLVASLGIAGVPGTAAVVTAGVLGGLGFGSYYAAVYGIIGALDGLFDMGRTAVNISGGLQATVIASRNQELIEYEKLLLKKYPFRGLHILTKKVGAKLLIRTEKNDKIQALKKDTKVKIEALKKVKNSENDIKFLKEQLKKDIKTIKSGKDI, encoded by the coding sequence ATGGGATTAGGACTAATTTTTGGTATTACTATCCAAGCTATTACTGGTTTTAATAGTCATAACATTACTTATCCTAACTTACCTGGAACACCAATAAAACCCAATCCTGACTATATACCCTGAATTGCAGAAATTGTACACTGAATTGAATTATTAAAAACTATTTTTATTATTGGTATTACTATGTTAACTATTCCATTAGTATTTTTAGCTATTGCTAGAATTACTAGTAAAAAAAATAGTAACTCAAAAACAATAACTAAAGTTTCAGGAGTTGGTATTACTATTTTATTAATAAATGTGGCTATTGCTTTTACTATTGCCTTTGGACTAGGAATTGCTTTTAAAATTGGCCAAGGTTTTAATTTAACTGATGGTGGTAGTTACGATAAAACTACTGCCAAAACAATTCCCGAAATTATCATTAGTTACGTTCCTAGCAACTTAATTGGTGTTTTTACTCAAACATTAATTATTCCAATCATTGTCCTTGGTGCTTTAATTGGATTTGCAATTAAAAAACTAACTAAGCATAATGAAGAACGAATGGACAAAGCAAGAAACACTTTAGAAACAATATGAAAAATTATTATTTCAATATTAATGATGTTTATTAAAATTATGCCATTTGCTGTTATGAGTATGCTAGCAACAGCAATTATTAATCAACCAATTGGTGCACTTGCTAATATTGGCATTATTATTGGAGTCACTTATTTAGCACTACTTATTACTTTCTTATGACATTTATTATCATTATATTTATTTGGTATTAATCCTTATCGTTGATTATTAAAAGCACAGAAACCAATTATTGCTGGTTTTACAACTCAGTCTTCTAATGCCGCTTTACCAATTGCTATGAATACCTTAAAAGAAGATTTAAAAGTGAAAGAAGAGGGTAGTGATACAGTAATGCCGCTTTCAACAACAATAGGTTTAAATGGCTGTGCTGGAGTGCAAGCTGGCATTATTTTATCTTTCTTATGATTTAGTTTTATCCTTCCTGGTAATTTCCCCAACTGAACAATTGCTATTTTATTTATTAATGGCTTAATTGTAACATTAGTTGCTTCATTAGGAATTGCGGGAGTACCAGGAACTGCTGCTGTTGTAACAGCTGGTGTTTTAGGTGGTCTTGGTTTTGGTAGCTATTATGCTGCTGTTTATGGTATTATTGGTGCTTTAGATGGTTTATTTGATATGGGCAGAACTGCAGTTAATATTTCTGGTGGTTTACAAGCTACTGTTATTGCTTCTCGCAATCAAGAATTAATTGAATATGAAAAACTTTTATTAAAAAAATACCCTTTTAGGGGTTTACACATTTTAACAAAGAAAGTTGGAGCCAAATTGTTAATTAGAACTGAAAAAAATGATAAGATTCAAGCATTAAAAAAAGATACTAAAGTTAAAATTGAAGCATTAAAAAAAGTAAAAAATAGTGAGAATGATATTAAATTTTTAAAAGAGCAGTTAAAAAAAGATATTAAAACAATTAAAAGTGGTAAAGATATCTAA
- a CDS encoding FAD-dependent oxidoreductase, protein MKIKVIIIGAGATGMGVASKLLRSEKNSDKNFDIHVYQEKNYISLGACGIPYYIANEFKDKKLLNDRTKKDFSEKTNNKNKNKIHLNQNVIKVDTAKQEIHVKKTTDDKTKAKVVSYHALVIATGAKPKIPPPFSHGILPHNVYNVFTKEDAINLKKAMKNAKKIVIIGGGFIGMEMAEACLKQKKDVTIVEMKDRLMADVVDKEFSQLIYDELTKKNINHKTKSKNNATILLNYQVEELMMTHNNVNDLRLRSVSDKKNGKTIPCDLVILAVGFEPNTNFLQNSNIELNKNKAIIINEFCQIPSKENVTKKFSNMYSGGDCAQIYSQFDKSSIYVPLATNANKMARIIADNIKNPEHKYPGTLGSSILRVGNLEITKTGSFDTIDKNKIGSVYIKDYDLPRYLKQSRPLYLKLFYDKTNFQLLAAQMAGYNHATLRINALATAIWNKMDIRDLQNLDLVYSPPFARTSDIIHIASRKVTSS, encoded by the coding sequence ATGAAAATTAAAGTTATTATTATTGGTGCTGGCGCGACTGGGATGGGAGTTGCGAGTAAATTATTACGTAGTGAAAAAAATAGTGATAAAAATTTTGATATCCATGTTTATCAAGAAAAAAACTATATTTCACTTGGTGCTTGTGGTATTCCTTATTATATTGCTAATGAATTTAAAGATAAAAAACTTTTAAATGATCGTACAAAAAAAGATTTTTCAGAAAAAACTAATAATAAAAATAAAAATAAAATTCATTTAAATCAAAATGTTATTAAAGTCGATACAGCAAAACAAGAAATTCATGTCAAAAAAACAACAGACGATAAAACTAAAGCAAAAGTTGTATCTTATCATGCCTTAGTTATTGCAACAGGAGCCAAACCAAAAATTCCGCCACCTTTTAGTCATGGTATTTTGCCACATAATGTTTATAATGTTTTTACTAAAGAAGATGCCATAAATCTAAAAAAAGCAATGAAAAATGCTAAAAAAATAGTTATTATTGGTGGTGGATTCATTGGCATGGAAATGGCAGAAGCATGCTTAAAACAAAAAAAAGATGTCACAATCGTTGAAATGAAAGATCGATTAATGGCAGACGTTGTTGATAAAGAATTTAGCCAATTAATTTATGATGAACTAACCAAAAAAAATATTAATCATAAAACTAAATCAAAAAACAATGCCACTATTTTACTAAACTATCAAGTTGAAGAACTAATGATGACTCATAATAATGTTAATGATTTGCGTTTAAGAAGTGTAAGTGATAAAAAAAATGGAAAAACAATACCTTGTGACTTAGTAATACTAGCAGTTGGTTTTGAACCAAATACGAATTTTTTACAAAATAGCAACATTGAATTAAATAAAAATAAAGCAATTATTATTAACGAATTCTGTCAAATTCCTTCTAAAGAAAATGTTACAAAAAAGTTTTCAAATATGTATAGTGGTGGTGATTGTGCACAAATATATAGTCAATTTGATAAATCATCAATATATGTTCCCTTGGCAACTAATGCTAATAAAATGGCACGTATTATTGCTGATAATATTAAAAACCCAGAACATAAATATCCAGGAACTTTAGGATCAAGTATTTTACGTGTTGGTAATTTAGAAATAACAAAAACTGGTAGTTTTGATACGATTGATAAAAATAAAATTGGTAGTGTTTATATTAAAGATTATGATCTACCAAGATACTTAAAACAATCTCGTCCTTTATACTTGAAACTATTTTATGATAAAACAAATTTCCAATTACTGGCAGCACAAATGGCAGGCTATAATCATGCCACATTAAGAATTAATGCTCTTGCTACTGCCATTTGAAATAAAATGGACATCCGTGATTTACAAAATTTAGATTTAGTTTATTCACCTCCTTTTGCTCGTACTAGTGATATTATTCATATAGCAAGCAGAAAAGTAACATCGTCATAA
- a CDS encoding alpha/beta hydrolase: MKQSSINRIKLRQKVNINSIEMFKACLQYNSQFQPKVKIELAKWRMYFEYWEYLEKHENIIPFSIKTSIDNLTLYGNLLKSPLKNENNNKTIILLHGITNTRFWIFKQAFIFLRAGYNVIWYDARNHGESDASPTTFGLKESQDLQDIIEYCCKTYKQETTALGLYGFSLGGATVVMWSNLYAKHKINQKVKFIISDCTFSRLDRTYSEKLYNYAFLPTNLMLKLSRKKAQKTFGVDGLQEIQPIKYLKLIPDMPMLFLHGQNDHFINYTNANELFQEKIRYEIPKKSSLYTILDANHGQSFLIGDLDHTVVNEYNLVTDKGISDTTLEFVQKWINT; the protein is encoded by the coding sequence ATGAAACAAAGTAGTATTAATAGAATAAAATTAAGACAAAAAGTTAATATAAATTCAATTGAAATGTTTAAAGCATGCTTGCAATATAATTCTCAATTTCAACCGAAAGTTAAAATTGAATTAGCAAAATGGCGAATGTATTTTGAATATTGAGAATACCTAGAAAAACATGAAAATATAATTCCTTTTTCAATTAAAACATCAATTGACAATTTAACATTATACGGTAATCTTTTAAAAAGTCCCCTTAAAAATGAAAATAATAATAAAACAATAATTTTATTACATGGAATAACTAATACAAGATTTTGAATATTTAAACAAGCTTTCATTTTTTTACGTGCTGGCTACAATGTTATTTGATATGATGCTCGTAACCATGGTGAAAGTGATGCATCACCAACAACTTTTGGTTTAAAAGAATCACAAGATTTACAAGACATTATTGAATACTGTTGTAAAACATATAAACAAGAAACTACTGCTTTAGGATTATATGGTTTTTCATTAGGTGGCGCAACAGTAGTAATGTGAAGCAATTTATATGCAAAACATAAAATTAATCAAAAAGTAAAATTCATTATTTCTGATTGTACATTTAGTCGCTTAGATCGTACGTATAGTGAAAAACTATACAATTATGCTTTCTTACCTACTAATTTAATGTTGAAATTAAGTCGTAAAAAAGCACAAAAAACATTTGGTGTCGATGGTTTACAAGAAATACAACCAATTAAATATTTAAAACTAATACCTGATATGCCAATGTTATTTCTTCATGGTCAAAATGATCACTTTATTAACTACACTAATGCTAACGAATTATTTCAAGAAAAAATTCGATATGAAATACCAAAAAAAAGTTCATTATACACTATCCTTGATGCTAACCACGGTCAAAGTTTTTTAATTGGTGATTTAGACCACACAGTTGTTAATGAATATAATTTAGTAACTGATAAAGGTATTAGTGACACTACTTTAGAATTTGTTCAAAAATGAATCAATACTTAA
- a CDS encoding HU family DNA-binding protein, whose product MNAKELIARVSVKTKFNIQDIEIVFNCVIEEIKNINQLGKVITIPNFGTFKIKKVKPCLRRNSKNNGQHVVSKYKYIKFIPYKKYKKYIRCKPKPTILNNIDY is encoded by the coding sequence ATGAACGCAAAAGAATTAATTGCAAGAGTATCAGTTAAAACTAAATTTAACATTCAAGATATTGAAATAGTTTTTAATTGTGTAATTGAAGAAATTAAAAATATTAACCAACTAGGTAAAGTAATTACTATTCCTAATTTTGGTACTTTTAAAATCAAAAAAGTAAAACCCTGTTTACGACGAAATAGTAAAAATAATGGACAACACGTAGTTAGCAAATACAAATATATTAAATTTATACCTTATAAAAAATACAAAAAATATATTCGTTGTAAACCAAAACCAACAATATTAAATAACATCGACTATTAA
- a CDS encoding Mbov_0401 family ICE element transposase-like protein: MFILPFTNNFDWDKHDFNQDELSLKQTEELFSKIDDYLWSICDKSEYKSYRFRKRKLKAKKGLLTYKRRIYKHYNIEKQKTEYVSLLDNYLGVKKYSKLAPNVIKQILKYFADDKKYRDVCDTFIEGLISNSTVCRTYQKFELPKANIPKIVLEKNQTLYINIDDGHRKFKFNEKHNTKNCKKCSMRLLVFCTGKKKNGKLINKRAVCKIRVSKTEIGAEKTAKFIQKYGNLYFENFEQANLIVCGDSAKWIRKTATILNAKFILDKFHAFHVLFLGIMAGRRKNKITKLHYQNAITLFKKGQYYELIDFLQSLTLQYKKLKVGYFINAKDGVLNQALVENIGCFTETNIKQILKHMIGDRTYNIDMYTKMVNFKCYQINTAIQLL, from the coding sequence ATGTTTATATTACCATTTACTAATAATTTTGATTGAGATAAACATGATTTTAATCAAGATGAATTAAGTTTAAAACAAACAGAAGAATTATTTTCCAAAATAGATGATTATTTATGAAGTATATGTGATAAATCTGAATATAAATCATATAGATTTAGAAAAAGAAAATTAAAAGCAAAAAAGGGTTTACTAACTTATAAACGGCGTATTTATAAACATTATAACATAGAAAAACAAAAAACTGAATACGTATCCTTATTAGATAACTATCTTGGTGTTAAAAAATATAGTAAGCTTGCACCAAATGTTATTAAACAAATTTTAAAATATTTTGCTGATGATAAAAAGTATCGTGATGTTTGTGATACTTTTATTGAAGGTTTAATAAGCAATAGTACAGTTTGTAGAACATATCAAAAATTTGAATTACCAAAAGCAAATATACCTAAAATAGTATTAGAAAAAAATCAAACTTTATATATAAATATTGATGATGGACATAGAAAATTTAAGTTTAATGAAAAACACAATACTAAAAATTGTAAAAAATGTTCTATGAGATTATTAGTATTTTGTACTGGTAAAAAGAAAAATGGAAAATTAATTAATAAAAGAGCAGTTTGTAAAATAAGAGTATCAAAAACAGAAATTGGTGCAGAAAAAACAGCTAAATTTATTCAAAAATATGGTAATTTATATTTTGAAAACTTTGAGCAAGCAAATTTAATAGTTTGTGGTGATAGTGCAAAATGAATTAGAAAAACTGCTACAATTTTAAATGCTAAATTTATTTTAGATAAATTTCATGCTTTTCATGTTTTATTTCTTGGAATAATGGCTGGAAGAAGAAAAAATAAAATCACTAAATTACACTATCAAAATGCAATAACTTTATTTAAAAAAGGTCAATATTATGAATTAATTGATTTTTTACAATCATTAACCTTACAATATAAAAAATTAAAAGTTGGTTATTTTATTAATGCAAAAGATGGTGTATTAAACCAAGCATTAGTTGAAAATATTGGTTGCTTTACTGAAACTAATATTAAACAAATTTTAAAACATATGATTGGTGATAGAACTTATAATATTGATATGTATACAAAAATGGTTAATTTTAAATGCTATCAAATAAATACTGCCATCCAGTTATTATAA